One region of Salvelinus sp. IW2-2015 linkage group LG6.1, ASM291031v2, whole genome shotgun sequence genomic DNA includes:
- the LOC111964927 gene encoding sodium- and chloride-dependent transporter XTRP3A isoform X1, translating into MHGGGGFLIPYMLMLVLLGVPLFYMELAIGQKMRLGSIGAWRAISPYLGGVGLASVVTSMYLCLYYNVINAWSFWYLFHSFQSVLPWAECPVNSNLTGXVEECERATPTQYFFYRETLDISGSIEENGGIHMGQALCLLLAWIIVYLFIVKGVKSTGKVVYFTATFPYLVLIIYLIRGVTLHGAINGVKYMFTPKMEQLANPTTWINAATQVFFSLGLGFGSLIAFASYNQYNNNFEKQAIVVSMVNSSTSIFASIVTFSIYGFKATFNYESCLERVRLLLLNTFDLAEDTISLESVNHWIAELNRTHPEQFASLGGRLETCDLEAELDTAVEGTGLAFIVYSEAIKNMPVSQLWSVLYFIMLLLLGMGSMLGNVIAVITPLSDLKFISHYMSTKTLNGLVCLFCLLLGLGFTTRSGNYWFTMFNDYGATFSLLFIVLIEVITVCYIYGIKRFEKDVEDMLGHRLNWYWKIMLAGVSPILLIALFLFYIVNYIQGGTPTYQAWNKELGKSVVTEYPPYAQAFIGLLLASSVCCIPLTALYTYCKKRNLASGKRERTVSTVSA; encoded by the exons ATGCATGGCGGGG GTGGGTTCCTGATCCCATACATGCTCATGCTGGTCCTGTTGGGGGTACCCCTGTTCTACATGGAGTTAGCCATTGGCCAGAAGATGCGTCTGGGCAGCATTGGAGCATGGAGAGCTATTAGCCCCTATCTGGGGGGAGTGG GTCTGGCCAGTGTTGTGACCTCCATGTACCTATGCCTCTATTACAACGTCATCAATGCATGGAGTTTCTGGTACCTCTTTCATTCATTCCAG TCGGTCCTGCCATGGGCAGAGTGCCCGGTTAACAGCAACCTGACTGGCCAWGTGGAGGAGTGTGAGCGGGCCACGCCCACACAGTACTTCTTCTACAGAGAGACCCTGGACATCTCCGGGTCCATCGAGGAGAACGGAGGGATTCACATGGGACAGGCACTCTGCCTCCTGCTGGCCTGGATTATTGTCTACCTGTTCATCGTCAAGGGGGTCAAGTCCACCGGGAAG GTGGTGTACTTCACAGCCACATTCCCCTACCTGGTCCTCATCATCTACCTCATCCGTGGGGTCACCCTTCATGGAGCCATCAACGGTGTAAAGTACATGTTCACGCCCAAG ATGGAACAGCTGGCTAACCCCACTACGTGGATCAACGCGGCCACTCAGGTCTTCTTCTCTCTGGGCCTGGGCTTTGGATCCCTCATCGCCTTTGCCAGCTACAACCAGTACAACAACAACTTTGAGAAGCAGGCCATCGTCGTGTCCATGGTCAACAGCAGCACCTCCATCTTCGCCAGTATCGTCACCTTCTCCATCTATGGCTTTAAGGCCACCTTCAACTACGAGAGCTGCTTGGAGAG RGTGCGACTGCTGCTCCTGAACACCTTTGATCTAGCAGAGGACACCATCAGTCTGGAGAGTGTCAACCACTGGATCGCTGAGCTGAACAGGACACACCCAGAACAGTTTGCCAGTCTGGGAGGTAGGCTGGAGACCTGTGACCTAGAGGCTGAACTAGACACG gcTGTTGAGGGTACAGGCCTGGCCTTCATAGTGTACAGTGAGGCCATTAAGAACATGCCCGTGTCTCAGCTGTGGTCTGTGCTCTACTTcatcatgctgctgctgctgggcatGGGCAGTATGCTGGGCAACGTCATCGCCGTCATCACCCCCCTCAGTGACTTGAAGTTCATCAGCCACTACATGAGCACCAAAACACTCAatg GTCTGGTGTGTCTATTCTGCCTGCTGCTTGGCCTGGGCTTCACCACCCGCTCTGGGAACTACTGGTTCACCATGTTCAATGACTATGGAGCcaccttctctctgctcttcatcGTCCTCATTGAAGTTATCACCGTCTGCTACATATATGGCatcaaaag GTTTGAGAAGGATGTAGAAGACATGTTAGGTCATCGTCTTAACTGGTACTGGAAGATCATGTTGGCAGGAGTCAGTCCCATCCTCCTCATTGCAYTATTCCTCTTCTACATCGTCAACTACATCCAGGGAGGAACACCCACATACCAGGCCTGGAACAAAGAACTG GGGAAGTCTGTGGTGACGGAGTATCCTCCCTACGCCCAAGCCTTCATCGGCCTCCTCCTAGCCTCCTCTGTCTGCTGTATCCCTTTGACGGCCCTCTACACCTACTGTAAGAAGAGGAACCTGGCCAGTGGGAAGAGAGAGCGCACTGTCAGCACTGTGTCAGCGTAA
- the LOC111964927 gene encoding sodium- and chloride-dependent transporter XTRP3 isoform X2 — protein MGKDAARAEWDNPMQFVLACVSYAVGLGNVWRFPYLCQMHGGGGFLIPYMLMLVLLGVPLFYMELAIGQKMRLGSIGAWRAISPYLGGVGLASVVTSMYLCLYYNVINAWSFWYLFHSFQSVLPWAECPVNSNLTGXVEECERATPTQYFFYRETLDISGSIEENGGIHMGQALCLLLAWIIVYLFIVKGVKSTGKVVYFTATFPYLVLIIYLIRGVTLHGAINGVKYMFTPKMEQLANPTTWINAATQVFFSLGLGFGSLIAFASYNQYNNNFEKQAIVVSMVNSSTSIFASIVTFSIYGFKATFNYESCLERVRLLLLNTFDLAEDTISLESVNHWIAELNRTHPEQFASLGGRLETCDLEAELDTAVEGTGLAFIVYSEAIKNMPVSQLWSVLYFIMLLLLGMGSMLGNVIAVITPLSDLKFISHYMSTKTLNGLVCLFCLLLGLGFTTRSGNYWFTMFNDYGATFSLLFIVLIEVITVCYIYGIKRFEKDVEDMLGHRLNWYWKIMLAGVSPILLIALFLFYIVNYIQGGTPTYQAWNKELGKSVVTEYPPYAQAFIGLLLASSVCCIPLTALYTYCKKRNLASGKRERTVSTVSA, from the exons GTGGGTTCCTGATCCCATACATGCTCATGCTGGTCCTGTTGGGGGTACCCCTGTTCTACATGGAGTTAGCCATTGGCCAGAAGATGCGTCTGGGCAGCATTGGAGCATGGAGAGCTATTAGCCCCTATCTGGGGGGAGTGG GTCTGGCCAGTGTTGTGACCTCCATGTACCTATGCCTCTATTACAACGTCATCAATGCATGGAGTTTCTGGTACCTCTTTCATTCATTCCAG TCGGTCCTGCCATGGGCAGAGTGCCCGGTTAACAGCAACCTGACTGGCCAWGTGGAGGAGTGTGAGCGGGCCACGCCCACACAGTACTTCTTCTACAGAGAGACCCTGGACATCTCCGGGTCCATCGAGGAGAACGGAGGGATTCACATGGGACAGGCACTCTGCCTCCTGCTGGCCTGGATTATTGTCTACCTGTTCATCGTCAAGGGGGTCAAGTCCACCGGGAAG GTGGTGTACTTCACAGCCACATTCCCCTACCTGGTCCTCATCATCTACCTCATCCGTGGGGTCACCCTTCATGGAGCCATCAACGGTGTAAAGTACATGTTCACGCCCAAG ATGGAACAGCTGGCTAACCCCACTACGTGGATCAACGCGGCCACTCAGGTCTTCTTCTCTCTGGGCCTGGGCTTTGGATCCCTCATCGCCTTTGCCAGCTACAACCAGTACAACAACAACTTTGAGAAGCAGGCCATCGTCGTGTCCATGGTCAACAGCAGCACCTCCATCTTCGCCAGTATCGTCACCTTCTCCATCTATGGCTTTAAGGCCACCTTCAACTACGAGAGCTGCTTGGAGAG RGTGCGACTGCTGCTCCTGAACACCTTTGATCTAGCAGAGGACACCATCAGTCTGGAGAGTGTCAACCACTGGATCGCTGAGCTGAACAGGACACACCCAGAACAGTTTGCCAGTCTGGGAGGTAGGCTGGAGACCTGTGACCTAGAGGCTGAACTAGACACG gcTGTTGAGGGTACAGGCCTGGCCTTCATAGTGTACAGTGAGGCCATTAAGAACATGCCCGTGTCTCAGCTGTGGTCTGTGCTCTACTTcatcatgctgctgctgctgggcatGGGCAGTATGCTGGGCAACGTCATCGCCGTCATCACCCCCCTCAGTGACTTGAAGTTCATCAGCCACTACATGAGCACCAAAACACTCAatg GTCTGGTGTGTCTATTCTGCCTGCTGCTTGGCCTGGGCTTCACCACCCGCTCTGGGAACTACTGGTTCACCATGTTCAATGACTATGGAGCcaccttctctctgctcttcatcGTCCTCATTGAAGTTATCACCGTCTGCTACATATATGGCatcaaaag GTTTGAGAAGGATGTAGAAGACATGTTAGGTCATCGTCTTAACTGGTACTGGAAGATCATGTTGGCAGGAGTCAGTCCCATCCTCCTCATTGCAYTATTCCTCTTCTACATCGTCAACTACATCCAGGGAGGAACACCCACATACCAGGCCTGGAACAAAGAACTG GGGAAGTCTGTGGTGACGGAGTATCCTCCCTACGCCCAAGCCTTCATCGGCCTCCTCCTAGCCTCCTCTGTCTGCTGTATCCCTTTGACGGCCCTCTACACCTACTGTAAGAAGAGGAACCTGGCCAGTGGGAAGAGAGAGCGCACTGTCAGCACTGTGTCAGCGTAA
- the LOC111964928 gene encoding phosphatidylinositol-3-phosphatase SAC1-B, protein MATAYEKFNLHTTPEKFYIEACDDGSNDVLSIDRVSTEMILTVRKDIPPHAVTRPICGIMGTIRLVAGTYLIVITKKKKVGDLLGHAVWKAMDFDVISYKKTVLHLTENQMQDNKAFLSMINSVLLTDGFYFATDYDLTHTLQRLANTSPEFQEMSLLERADQRFVWNGHLLREFMPQPELHRFAYPVVHGFIIMKSCCINGKIFDWNIISRRSCFRAGVRYYVRGIDSEGHAANFVETEQIVQYSGGKASFVQTRGSIPFYWSQRPNLKYKPKPQISKTIDHLDGFQRHFDSQIIIYGKQVILNLIDQKGSEKQLEQAFDKMVSSLGNGMVKYIAFDFHKECSRMRWHRLQILVDMVTEMQDEYGYFLVDVDGNVLVQQEGMFRSNCMDCLDRTNVIQSLLARRSLQSQLERLGVLHMGQRIEDQADFEKIYKNAWADNANACAKQYAGTGALKTDFTRTGKRTQWGLVMDGWNSMIRYYKNNFSDGFRQDSIDLFLGNYSIDEADMTTPLHETKDWKFLTLPIIMVVAFSMCIICLLMAGDTWTETLAYVLFWGTASFVTAGVILFNGREFVDAPKLVQKEKMD, encoded by the exons ATGGCGACCGCCTACGAGAAATTTAAYCT GCACACTACCCCAGAGAAGTTTTACATTGAGGCATGTGATGACGGCTCCAATGATGTACTGTCCATTGACAGGGTGTCCACAGAAATGATCCTCACTG TGAGGAAGGACATTCCTCCCCATGCGGTCACCAGGCCAATATGTGGGATCATGGGAACTATCCGTCTGGTGGCAG GCACGTACCTCATCGTTATCACAAAGAAGAAGAAGGTGGGTGACCTGTTGGGCCATGCCGTGTGGAAGGCTATGGACTTTGACGTTATCTCTTACAAGAAGACTGTGCTGCACCTGACAGAAAACCAG ATGCAGGACAACAAAGCCTTCCTGTCCATGATCAACAGTGTTCTGCTCACAGATGGCTTCTACTTTGCTACAGACTACGACCTGACCCACACTCTGCAGAGACTTGCCAACACCAGCCCTGAGTTCCAGGAGATGAGCCTACTGGAAAGG GCAGATCAACGGTTTGTGTGGAATGGTCACCTGTTGAGAGAATTCATGCCACAGCCAGAG CTGCACAGGTTTGCTTACCCAGTTGTCCACGGCT TCATCATTATGAAGTCCTGCTGCATCAATGGGAAGATCTTTGACTGGAACATCATCTCCAGGCGGAGCTGCTTCAGGGCTGGAGTGCGTTACTACGTCAGAG GCATTGACTCAGAGGGTCATGCAGCTAACTTTGTGGAGACAGAGCAGATTGTCCAGTACAGCGGGGGCAAGGCCTCATTCGTACAGACCCGAGGCTCCATCCCCTTCTACTGGTCCCAAAGACCCAACCTCAAGTACAAACCAAAACCTCAGATCAGCAAAACCATTGACCAT CTGGATGGCTTCCAAAGGCATTTTGACTCGCAGATCATCATTTATGGAAAGCAAGTGATTTTAAATCTGATCGACCAGAAAGGCTCAGAGAAGCAATTGGAACAGGCCTTTGACAAAATGGTGTCCAGCTTGGGCAACGGCATGGTCAA GTACATAGCGTTTGACTTCCACAAGGAATGCAGTCGGATGAGGTGGCATCGCCTGCAGATCTTAGTCGATATGGTGACAGAGATGCAGGATGAGTATGG GTACTTCCTGGTTGATGTGGATGGGAACGTTCTGGTGCAACAGGAAGGGATGTTCCGCAGTAACTGCATGGACTGTCTGGACCGTACCAACGTCATCCAGAGTCTGCTGGCACGACGYTCACTGCAGTCACAGCTGGAG CGACTGGGAGTTCTCCACATGGGCCAGAGGATTGAAGATCAGGCCGACTTCGAGAAGATCTACAAAAATG CGTGGGCAGACAATGCCAATGCGTGTGCCAAGCAGTATGCTGGCACAGGGGCCTTGAAGACGGACTTcacaag AACAGGGAAGAGGACACAATGGGGGCTGGTGATGGATGGCTGGAACTCMATGATCAGATACTACAAGAACAACTTCTCAGACGGCttcagacag GACTCTATTGATCTGTTCCTGGGTAACTATTCCATTGACGAGGCAGACATGACCACACCCCTTCATGAGACCAAAGACTGGAAGTTCCTCACG TTGCCCATTATCATGGTTGTGGCATTCTCCATGTGTATCATCTGCCTCCTCATGGCTG GTGACACGTGGACGGAGACCCTGGCGTATGTGCTGTTCTGGGGCACAGCTAGCTTCGTGACGGCCGGCGTCATCCTCTTCAACGGTCGGGAGTTTGTAGACGCGCCCAAGCTGGTCCAGAAGGAGAAGATGGACTGA